A segment of the Populus nigra chromosome 12, ddPopNigr1.1, whole genome shotgun sequence genome:
GTTAGTTTTAGGTTTAAAGCCTTTTATGGATTTTTTCTACATTTCCGAGTAAGTGTTCATATGCTACCACTTTGATTTCCTTACAAACCAAAGTTTTTGGCATGTCTTGTGTGCTTTGATCAAACCCACATACATGAGTGTTCTATACTCAAAATTAGTCATTTTATGGTCTGCTTTGGATCAATTAATCGTTTAACCCTTATGAAGACTTGAGTTTAGGTTTAAATAGTTTGGATTGGTTCAAGAAACATCTGACATATTTGATCCCATTCAATACGTCTTTCTGCTATAATTTTACATGTTCTATGTGCCTTTGGTTTGATGTAGTTTGGTCCTTTACATCcgatttaatttgtgtttttagccatgtttttcatgttcttgagatgtttaacaaaaaaatccttatttgatctttgtaatttttgttttgaccttGTGTTTTGTTTATGAGTTTGGACCAAGCCATGAAGCCCAATCCACTTGATTGGGTTGTGAGCCTTTAGGTTTTGGATCAAGCTAGGAAACCTAGTTCACATGACTAGATCGATCATTATAAAGCCTAAGGTCATGTTTGGCAAAGTCaagatccataaaaaaaaaaattacatttttggCTTGTTAAAGCGTGTTTGGCAAACATGTCctcaagataatttttaagcTTGTGATTTTTAGCTAAGAGTGTATTTGCCAAAGACgctctaatgtttttttcagaacttttttttttgtgttttgctaAACACcctctagtttaattttaattatttttcatatattgttttaaGAAAAGGTACTACTTTGTGATTAACTTGGAtcttttaaactattttatcttttttttttaatatttgagattataaacttatacgtaagacacTTTTCctgtattatataaattattttttaaaacaataaaaaatctttttttcaaaaacatatatttatattttaagttgcatatggccaagtttctccaaaaaatattgtttacatttcttaataaaaaaatacaagaatatgaaggaaaaaagagaaaaaagaataaaaatacattgcATGATTTAACATTTCttgaaaatactaattaaaaaatatactttttatatGTTACTTGCATCATGGACTCattaacaagtttattaaactTGTGGTGGCCTtgacttaaattttaaaaaaatatacaagaaaaattaatttatttgttttaatatcaagaattacaaacttatacataaaatgtattcttaatattaaaagaaaaaaaattagcttttatAATTGCTAGATTTGATCCATAAAACCATAATCTACCTTCctgaaattaatttgttttaaccaATAGACAGactaatatttagaaaaacataaaaaatattaataataaaaataataataatagaacttATCTTAAATatgatgtattaaaaataatagtctTTTCTATACATAATTAATTCTCTTATCCAAACCTtctaaattagttaaaaatttcaattaaaaaaaatattagacaaCAACTCcaagaatttataaaacaataataaaaaaaaatatttatcgtTTTTATAGTAGAAAATACAATCCAGAAGAATAATCATCCCACACGTGCGGCAAAGCTTTGTACACTTAAAGTAAGGACGTGATGGTAAAGTGAAGACTTGCAAGGCCTTTGATTCCATAACGCTGAAGTCTGACGACATTCCTTTTGTGAAATTTCCACGAACCTTCTTACAtttgaaaccaagaaaaaagttttacTGGAGGAGAAGGCCTGTTCAAACTCACCAGTCAAGTTACAGTAAACCTGTTcggtaataaatatataaatatcaaagtgACTTCAAACCACACGATGTCTCTTGTCATCAGTtcactttttcttgtttttactttttattcacTTGTGTTCGTACCTCTTCAATTATTAGATTGCTTTCCCTGTAAGGCTAAGCCCAAATGTGGTTCAATTTCTAGCAATTTACGGTTGGAGAAGCAGATCAGGTGAAGAATATCCGATTAATATATAGTCCTTTCTTGTCTTTCAGCTCATATGATCTTGAGAATTTCACCCTACAGCCCTGTGTAATTTTTTGATCTcatggcttcttcttcttcttcttctacatcGACCATCAACCttccaaaaaaacataatgtcTTCCTTAGCTTTAGAGGGGAAGACACCCGTGTTGGTTTTTCCAGCCACCTTCATGCAGCTTTGAAACGGAAAAACATCCTTACTTTCATAGATAATGACCTTAGGCGAGGAGAAGAAATTTCTCCATCACTTGTAAAAGCAATTGAAGACTCCATGCGCTCTGTTATCATTTTTTCCCAAAACTATGCTTCTTCCAAATGGTGCTTAGATGAGCTATTGAAGATTCTTGAAAGCAGAAAAATTAGAGGGCAGATTGCTATTCCAGTATTCTACGAGGTTGATCCTTCTGATGTAAGAAAGCAAAGTGGAAGCTTTGGAGATGCATTTGCGCAACTTGTAAAGAGGAAAGCTTTGGAGATGGAGGCGGAGCAATGTTTCAGAGCTGCTTTGAACGAAGCTGCCAACATATCTGGCCATGACTCAAGGAAGATCGAGTAAGCTTTCTTTAATGTATAATATTGGTTGactcatttatatatatagggttTTGA
Coding sequences within it:
- the LOC133670047 gene encoding disease resistance protein RUN1-like isoform X3, giving the protein MASSSSSSTSTINLPKKHNVFLSFRGEDTRVGFSSHLHAALKRKNILTFIDNDLRRGEEISPSLVKAIEDSMRSVIIFSQNYASSKWCLDELLKILESRKIRGQIAIPVFYEVDPSDVRKQSGSFGDAFAQLVKRKALEMEAEQCFRAALNEAANISGHDSRKIEGNIRSMIFYR
- the LOC133670047 gene encoding disease resistance protein RUN1-like isoform X1 encodes the protein MASSSSSSTSTINLPKKHNVFLSFRGEDTRVGFSSHLHAALKRKNILTFIDNDLRRGEEISPSLVKAIEDSMRSVIIFSQNYASSKWCLDELLKILESRKIRGQIAIPVFYEVDPSDVRKQSGSFGDAFAQLVKRKALEMEAEQCFRAALNEAANISGHDSRKIEKNFAGIRSTMLLRGGYERITTPLCWVIHGTRRKNIKEIHGRSCNPSIT
- the LOC133670047 gene encoding disease resistance protein RUN1-like isoform X2; its protein translation is MASSSSSSTSTINLPKKHNVFLSFRGEDTRVGFSSHLHAALKRKNILTFIDNDLRRGEEISPSLVKAIEDSMRSVIIFSQNYASSKWCLDELLKILESRKIRGQIAIPVFYEVDPSDVRKQSGSFGDAFAQLVKRKALEMEAEQCFRAALNEAANISGHDSRKIETSLGLGRQCCCEEGMRESQRHYVG